CCTCCGGTTTTTTTCGTTCGGACACGTACTGTGGCGCATGGAAGTCATCTCTGTCACCGAAGACGCCGACGTCTTCACCTGTAACGCCTATCTCGTCCTCGGCGACCGGACCGTCCTCGTCGACGCCGGGACGATGGACGGCGTCGAAGCTGTCGTCGCCGAACACACAGACCATCTCGATGCCGTGGTCCTCACACACCAACACTCCGACCACGTCGGGGAGTTAGCTGCAGTCGTCGAGGAGTTCGACCCGGACGTGTACGCCTACGCGGACCATCCGTTGCGGACCCACGAAATCGAAGACGGCGACGAAGTCGCCATGGGTGACGAGACGTTCGAAGTGGTCTACACGCCGGGGCACGCCGCCGACCACGTCTCGCTCGTGAGTGGTCGTTCGCTGTTCTCGGGCGACGTCGTCGTGTACAACGACGGCGCGTTCGACGACGGGAGTTTCGGCCGGACCGATCTCCCGGGACAGTCTCGCGAGCGCCTCATCACGAGCCTGCAGACGCTCCTCGACAGACTCCCGGAGACCGTCGAATCGATGTACGCAGGACACGGTGACGTGTTCGAGAACGAGACGGGCGGAGACACCGTCCGCGACGTCGTCGCGCGGGCCCTCGAACGGGCCGAGCGACGGAAACCAAAGTACCCGGAGGACTGAGATGGCGACATCGGCCGCGCGACCCGACCTGACGCGACTCGATTACCTCGGTGTCGTGCTCGCAGCCATCACCGGCCTCCTCCACCTCGTCCTCGGTGCAGTCGCCCTCTCGTCGAACCTCGCCGACCCGTTCGGTCTCGCCTTCATCGCGGCGGCTGCAGGATTCGCAGCAGGAATCGTCACCGTCCTCCGCGGGTCCGAACAGACCCGTCGGCGAGCGATTCTTCTCGGGATTCCGTTTACTGCCGGGCAAATCGTCCTCTACGTCGCGCTGAACTGGCCAAACATCTTCGGCGTCACTGGCGTCGTCGACAAACTCGTCCAGCTCGCGCTGGTCGCAGTGCTCGTCGTGCTATACCGGCGAGAATCGTAGAAGAAAACGGGCGATTTTACGCAGCGCGGCGCTCTTTCGACTTCGGTCGAAGGTGCTTGTATCCGCACTTGCGGCACG
The genomic region above belongs to Haloferax marinisediminis and contains:
- a CDS encoding MBL fold metallo-hydrolase; the encoded protein is MEVISVTEDADVFTCNAYLVLGDRTVLVDAGTMDGVEAVVAEHTDHLDAVVLTHQHSDHVGELAAVVEEFDPDVYAYADHPLRTHEIEDGDEVAMGDETFEVVYTPGHAADHVSLVSGRSLFSGDVVVYNDGAFDDGSFGRTDLPGQSRERLITSLQTLLDRLPETVESMYAGHGDVFENETGGDTVRDVVARALERAERRKPKYPED